A genomic stretch from Lathyrus oleraceus cultivar Zhongwan6 chromosome 2, CAAS_Psat_ZW6_1.0, whole genome shotgun sequence includes:
- the LOC127118570 gene encoding vacuolar cation/proton exchanger 3 isoform X2 translates to MSFFSEATSRPIFPSMNVNEDLENKVDSVENISSGSIVRKKSDIVLVTNNVRFQIVRNVMRNVKEVMLGTKLVVLFPAVPLAVAADFYSLGRPWIFALSLLGLAPLAERVSFLTEQIAYFTGPTVGGLLNATCGNATEMIIAILALHQNKIHVVKFSLLGSILSNLLLVLGSSLLCGGLANLKREQRYDRKQADVNSLLLLLGFLCHLLPLMFKYALAGGNHSIANCTLQLSRASSIVMLIAYVAYIFFQLKTHRKIFDAQEMEDEEDEEKAVIGFWSAFSWLVGMTLVISVLSEYVVGTIEAASDSWGISVSFISIILLPIVGNAAEHAGSVIFAFKNKLDISLGVAMGSATQISMFVVPFSVIVAWIMGIRMDLDFNLLETGCLGFAIIVTAFTLQDGTSHYMKGVILTFCYVIISACFFVLKAPQINQYGIIDFEANNPVKPSPIE, encoded by the exons ATGAGTTTTTTCTCTGAGGCTACTTCGCGACCGATATTTCCAAGTATGAATGTGAATGAAGATTTGGAGAACAAGGTTGATTCGGTAGAGAACATTTCATCAGGTTCAATTGTGAGAAAGAAGTCAGATATTGTTTTGGTGACAAATAATGTTCGGTTTCAAATAGTTAGAAATGTGATGAGAAATGTGAAAGAGGTGATGTTGGGTACTAAGCTTGTTGTGCTTTTTCCGGCGGTTCCTTTGGCTGTTGCTGCGGATTTTTATAGCCTTGGAAGG CCTTGGATTTTTGCTTTGAGCCTACTTGGACTTGCTCCCCTAGCTGAACGAGTCAGCTTCCTCACTGA GCAAATTGCATATTTCACTGGCCCAACAG TTGGAGGACTTCTAAATGCAACTTGTGGCAATGCAACCGAGATGATCATAGCAATATTAGCACTTCATCAAAACAAAATTCATGTTGTCAAGTTCTCCTTGCTTGGTTCCATTCTCTCAAACCTTCTCTTGGTTCTAGGCAGCTCACTCCTTTGTGGTGGCTTAGCAAATCTCAAAAGGGAACAAAGATATGACAGA AAACAAGCTGATGTGAACTCATTGCTTTTGTTGCTGGGATTTCTATGTCATTTGCTGCCATTAATGTTCAAATATGCCTTGGCGGGAGGAAATCATTCTATTGCCAATTGTACTCTTCAATTGTCGAGAGCGAGTAGCATTGTTATGCTTATAGCATATGTTGCATATATCTTCTTCCAATTGAAAACTCATCGAAAAATATTTGATGCACAAGAG AtggaagatgaagaagatgaagagaaagCAGTGATAGGGTTTTGGAGTGCATTTAGTTGGTTGGTGGGTATGACATTGGTCATATCTGTGCTTTCTGAATATGTTGTGGGAACCATTGAG GCTGCTTCAGATTCTTGGGGAATTTCTGTGAGCTTTATTAGCATCATTTTGCTACCAATTGTTGGGAATGCTGCAGAACATGCTGGGTCAGTCATATTTGCTTTCAAGAACAAGTTG GACATATCATTAGGTGTTGCTATGGGATCTGCTACTCAAATTTCAATGTTTGTG GTTCCATTCAGTGTGATCGTTGCGTGGATAATGGGTATACGAATGGATCTAGACTTCAATCTTCTTGAAACTGGATGTCTTGGTTTCGCAATTATTGTTACAGCCTTCACTTTGCAG GATGGAACTTCACACTACATGAAAGGAGTCATCCTTACTTTCTGTTACGTTATCATTTCTGCATGCTTTTTTGTTCTCAAAGCTCCACAAATCA ATCAATATGGTATAATCGATTTCGAAGCAAACAACCCTGTCAAGCCATCTCCAATTGAATGA
- the LOC127118570 gene encoding vacuolar cation/proton exchanger 3 isoform X1, giving the protein MSFFSEATSRPIFPSMNVNEDLENKVDSVENISSGSIVRKKSDIVLVTNNVRFQIVRNVMRNVKEVMLGTKLVVLFPAVPLAVAADFYSLGRPWIFALSLLGLAPLAERVSFLTEQIAYFTGPTVGGLLNATCGNATEMIIAILALHQNKIHVVKFSLLGSILSNLLLVLGSSLLCGGLANLKREQRYDRKQADVNSLLLLLGFLCHLLPLMFKYALAGGNHSIANCTLQLSRASSIVMLIAYVAYIFFQLKTHRKIFDAQEVINTNYEMEDEEDEEKAVIGFWSAFSWLVGMTLVISVLSEYVVGTIEAASDSWGISVSFISIILLPIVGNAAEHAGSVIFAFKNKLDISLGVAMGSATQISMFVVPFSVIVAWIMGIRMDLDFNLLETGCLGFAIIVTAFTLQDGTSHYMKGVILTFCYVIISACFFVLKAPQINQYGIIDFEANNPVKPSPIE; this is encoded by the exons ATGAGTTTTTTCTCTGAGGCTACTTCGCGACCGATATTTCCAAGTATGAATGTGAATGAAGATTTGGAGAACAAGGTTGATTCGGTAGAGAACATTTCATCAGGTTCAATTGTGAGAAAGAAGTCAGATATTGTTTTGGTGACAAATAATGTTCGGTTTCAAATAGTTAGAAATGTGATGAGAAATGTGAAAGAGGTGATGTTGGGTACTAAGCTTGTTGTGCTTTTTCCGGCGGTTCCTTTGGCTGTTGCTGCGGATTTTTATAGCCTTGGAAGG CCTTGGATTTTTGCTTTGAGCCTACTTGGACTTGCTCCCCTAGCTGAACGAGTCAGCTTCCTCACTGA GCAAATTGCATATTTCACTGGCCCAACAG TTGGAGGACTTCTAAATGCAACTTGTGGCAATGCAACCGAGATGATCATAGCAATATTAGCACTTCATCAAAACAAAATTCATGTTGTCAAGTTCTCCTTGCTTGGTTCCATTCTCTCAAACCTTCTCTTGGTTCTAGGCAGCTCACTCCTTTGTGGTGGCTTAGCAAATCTCAAAAGGGAACAAAGATATGACAGA AAACAAGCTGATGTGAACTCATTGCTTTTGTTGCTGGGATTTCTATGTCATTTGCTGCCATTAATGTTCAAATATGCCTTGGCGGGAGGAAATCATTCTATTGCCAATTGTACTCTTCAATTGTCGAGAGCGAGTAGCATTGTTATGCTTATAGCATATGTTGCATATATCTTCTTCCAATTGAAAACTCATCGAAAAATATTTGATGCACAAGAGGTGATTAATACTAATTATGAG AtggaagatgaagaagatgaagagaaagCAGTGATAGGGTTTTGGAGTGCATTTAGTTGGTTGGTGGGTATGACATTGGTCATATCTGTGCTTTCTGAATATGTTGTGGGAACCATTGAG GCTGCTTCAGATTCTTGGGGAATTTCTGTGAGCTTTATTAGCATCATTTTGCTACCAATTGTTGGGAATGCTGCAGAACATGCTGGGTCAGTCATATTTGCTTTCAAGAACAAGTTG GACATATCATTAGGTGTTGCTATGGGATCTGCTACTCAAATTTCAATGTTTGTG GTTCCATTCAGTGTGATCGTTGCGTGGATAATGGGTATACGAATGGATCTAGACTTCAATCTTCTTGAAACTGGATGTCTTGGTTTCGCAATTATTGTTACAGCCTTCACTTTGCAG GATGGAACTTCACACTACATGAAAGGAGTCATCCTTACTTTCTGTTACGTTATCATTTCTGCATGCTTTTTTGTTCTCAAAGCTCCACAAATCA ATCAATATGGTATAATCGATTTCGAAGCAAACAACCCTGTCAAGCCATCTCCAATTGAATGA
- the LOC127118569 gene encoding ABC transporter G family member 31, protein MAASDGSEFFEIGSNRSESFARASNAEALEEDEAELQWAALSRLPSQKRINYAVLRASSSNRQASPLNTGTSDLIDVRKLNRTTRELVVKKALATNAQDNYALLSAIKERIDRAGIEIPKIEVRYANLTVSADVLIGSRAIPTLINYTRDALEGILTKLGCFRPKRHSLTILDNVSGVIKPGRMTLLLGPPGSGKSSLLMALAGKLDSNLKKTGSITYNGHEIDEFYVRRTSAYISQTDNHIPELTVRETMDFGARCQGAQEGFAAYTKDLGRLENEMNIRPSPEIDAYMKASSVGGKKHSVNTDYILKVLGLDICSDTIVGNDMVRGVSGGQRKRVTTGEMIVGPRKTLFMDEISTGLDSSTTYQIVKCIKNFVHQMEATVLMALLQPAPETFELFDDLVLLSEGHVIYEGPREDVLEFFESIGFQLPPRKGIADFLQEVTSKKDQAQYWADPSKPYEFISVREIAEAFRKSRFGRYIDSLQAHPYDKSKCHPSALAQKKYAVSKLEVTKACFNREILLIKRHSFLYVFRTFQVALVGFVTCTIFLRTRLHPTDEVFGNLYLSALFFGLVHMMFNGFSELPLMISRLPIFYKQRDNLFYPAWAWSLTSWILRVPYSVIEAFIWTAVVYYTVGFAPAAGRFFRYMFILFVVHQMALGLFGMMACIARDMVLANTFGSAALLTIFLLGGFIVPKGMIKPWWIWGYYLSPLTYGQTAITVNEFTATRWMKKSAIGNNTVGYNILISHDIPVDDYWYWAGAGILILYAVFFHSMVTLSLAYLNPLQKARTVIPLDDGSGKNSSGDVSNQVYEMSTNSRTTRDKSDKKGMILPFQPLTMTFHNVNYYVDMPKEIRKQGIPETRLQLLTDVSGVFSPGVLTALVGSSGAGKTTLMDVLAGRKTGGYIEGNIKISGYPKEQRTFARISGYVEQNDIHSPQVTIEESLWFSASLRLPKEISLEKRREFIEQVMKLVELDSLRHALVGMPGSSGLSTEQRKRLTIAVELVANPSIIFMDEPTSGLDARAAAIVMRTVRNTVDTGRTVVCTIHQPSIDIFEAFDELLLMKRGGQVIYGGKIGAHSRILIDYFQGVSGIPPIPSGYNPATWVLEVTTPAFEEKIGSDFAAIYKNSAQFRGVEASILEFEHPPAGSEPLKFDTTYSQNSLSQFFLCLWKQNLVYWRSPSYNAMRLYFTAISALIFGSVFWDVGSKRASTQELFVLMGALYSACLFLGVNNASSVQPIVSIERTVFYREKAAGMYSPLPYAAAQGLIEIPYIAVQTLVFGLITYFMVNFEKTAGKFFLYLLFMFLTFTYFTFYGMMAVGFTASQQLAAVISSAFYSLWNLLSGFLIPKANIPGWWIWFYYICPVQWTLRGIITSQLGDVETPIVGPGFEGTVKEYISATLGYEQKINGISSVGLSVIVLLVFNILFFGSFATSVKVFNFQKR, encoded by the exons ATGGCAGCTTCCGATGGAAGCGAGTTCTTCGAAATAGGATCCAACCGTAGCGAGAGTTTTGCGAGAGCGTCCAACGCGGAAGCGCTGGAGGAGGACGAGGCGGAGCTTCAGTGGGCGGCGCTTTCTCGTTTACCGTCTCAGAAGCGAATCAACTACGCTGTCCTCCGCGCTTCTTCTTCCAATCGTCAAGCTTCGCCGCTAAACACCGGCACCAGTGACTTAATCGATGTCAGGAAACTGAATCGCACCACTCGTGAACTCGTCGTTAAGAAGGCTCTCGCTACAAATGCTCAAGATAACTACGCTCTTCTCTCCGCCATCAAAGAACGTATCGATAG GGCTGGAATTGAGATACCGAAGATTGAAGTGAGGTATGCGAATTTGACTGTTAGTGCTGATGTTCTAATCGGTTCACGAGCTATTCCAACTCTGATCAATTACACTCGCGATGCCTTAGAG GGTATCCTTACGAAGTTGGGGTGTTTTCGACCTAAACGGCATTCACTTACTATTTTAGATAATGTGAGTGGCGTCATCAAACCAGGAAG GATGACTTTACTACTTGGACCTCCAGGTTCTGGCAAGTCCTCTTTACTTATGGCTCTCGCGGGCAAGCTTGACTCTAATCTGAAG AAAACTGGTAGTATAACATACAACGGCCATGAGATAGATGAGTTTTATGTTAGAAGGACTTCTGCATATATTAGTCAAACAGATAATCACATTCCGGAACTGACCGTGCGAGAAACTATGGACTTTGGTGCTAGATGTCAAGGTGCACAAGAAGGTTTTGCAG CATATACAAAAGATCTGGGCCGTCTAGAGAATGAAATGAACATACGGCCAAGTCCAGAAATTGACGCATATATGAAG GCATCCTCTGTAGGGGGTAAAAAGCACAGTGTGAACACTGATTACATTTTGAAGGTTCTTGGTCTCGATATATGTTCAGATACAATAGTTGGTAACGACATGGTCAGGGGAGTTTCCGGTGGCCAAAGAAAGAGAGTTACAACAG GCGAAATGATTGTTGGTCCTAGAAAAACACTATTTATGGACGAAATATCAACTGGACTTGATAGCTCTACTACATACCAGATTGTGAAATGCATAAAGAATTTTGTTCATCAGATGGAGGCAACCGTACTCATGGCCCTCCTTCAGCCTGCTCCTGAAACATTTGAGCTATTTGATGACCTGGTCCTTCTGTCGGAAGGGCATGTAATATATGAAGGCCCTCGAGAAGATGTGCTTGAATTTTTTGAGTCAATAGGTTTTCAACTTCCACCACGTAAGGGGATTGCAGACTTCCTTCAGGAG GTCACCTCTAAAAAGGATCAAGCACAATACTGGGCTGATCCTTCTAAACCATATGAATTTATCTCAGTTCGTGAGATTGCAGAAGCCTTTAGAAAATCTAGATTTGGAAGGTATATTGACTCCTTACAGGCTCATCCATATGATAAATCAAAGTGCCACCCTTCAGCTTTGGCTCAAAAAAAATATGCTGTGTCAAAATTGGAGGTCACAAAAGCTTGCTTTAATCGAGAAATCCTTTTGATCAAAAGACATAGTTTCCTTTATGTTTTTAGAACCTTCCAG GTTGCTTTGGTTGGATTTGTTACATGTACAATATTCCTACGAACAAGGCTGCATCCCACAGATGAGGTTTTTGGGAATCTTTATCTTTCTGCTCTATTTTTTGGGCTTGTTCACATGATGTTTAACGGGTTCTCTGAGTTGCCTTTGATGATAAGCCGGCTCCCAATATTTTACAAGCAAAGAGATAATTTATTCTATCCTGCATGGGCATGGTCTCTTACCAGTTGGATTCTCCGTGTACCTTACTCAGTTATTGAGGCTTTTATATGGACTGCTGTTGTATATTACACTGTTGGATTTGCCCCTGCTGCGGGAAG GTTTTTTCGCTACATGTTTATACTTTTTGTAGTGCACCAAATGGCATTAGGTCTTTTCGGGATGATGGCTTGTATTGCACGAGATATGGTTCTTGCCAATACATTTGGCTCAGCTGCACTGCTGACTATATTTTTGCTTGGAGGATTTATTGTACCTAAAG GAATGATTAAGCCATGGTGGATTTGGGGCTACTATTTGTCACCTCTTACCTATGGACAGACTGCAATTACAGTTAATGAATTTACTGCTACCAGATGGATGAAG AAATCAGCAATTGGGAACAACACAGTTGGTTACAACATCCTCATTTCACACGACATACCAGTTGATGATTACTGGTATTGGGCTGGCGCTGGAATTTTAATACTCTATGCAGTTTTTTTCCATAGCATGGTCACTTTGTCCTTGGCCTATCTGAACC CACTTCAAAAGGCACGCACAGTTATTCCTCTGGATGATGGCTCAGGAAAGAATTCTTCTGGAGATG TTAGTAATCAGGTCTATGAAATGAGTACCAATTCCAGGACTACGAGAGATAAGAGTGATAAGAAGGGAATGATTCTTCCATTTCAACCATTGACAATGACATTCCATAATGTCAATTATTATGTTGATATGCCGAAG GAAATAAGAAAGCAAGGCATACCTGAAACAAGGTTGCAACTCTTAACAGATGTGAGCGGAGTTTTCTCACCGGGTGTCCTTACAGCACTAGTGGGGTCTAGTGGAGCTGGAAAGACCACACTGATGGATGTACTTGCTGGCAGGAAAACTGGAGGGTATATCGAAGGGAACATCAAAATATCAGGTTACCCAAAAGAGCAACGGACATTTGCCAGAATATCCGGatatgttgaacaaaatgataTACATTCTCCTCAAGTTACAATTGAGGAGTCTCTGTGGTTTTCTGCATCTCTTCGTCTTCCCAAGGAAATCAGCCTTGAGAAAAGACGT GAATTTATTGAACAAGTAATGAAACTAGTTGAGCTTGATTCTTTGAGACATGCTTTGGTTGGTATGCCAGGTAGTTCAGGCTTATCAACAGAGCAGAGAAAGAGATTAACAATTGCAGTGGAGCTTGTAGCAAACCCTTCTATTATTTTTATGGACGAGCCTACATCTGGACTTGATGCACGTGCAGCAGCTATTGTTATGCGAACTGTTCGCAACACTGTTGATACTGGAAGGACAGTGGTTTGCACCATACATCAACCAAGTATTGATATTTTTGAAGCATTTGATGAA TTACTTCTTATGAAACGTGGGGGACAAGTTATTTATGGAGGAAAGATTGGTGCGCACTCACGGATATTGATAGACTATTTTCAG GGAGTCAGTGGTATCCCCCCTATTCCGAGTGGCTATAATCCAGCTACCTGGGTGCTTGAGGTCACTACACCGGCTTTTGAAGAGAAAATTGGTTCAGATTTTGCAGCAATTTACAAGAATTCAGCGCAATTCAG AGGGGTGGAGGCATCTATTTTGGAATTCGAGCATCCTCCTGCTGGATCCGAACCACTGAAGTTTGACACAACGTATTCACAAAATTCGTTGTCCCAATTTTTCCTGTGTTTATGGAAACAAAATCTTGTGTACTGGAGAAGCCCATCGTATAATGCAATGAGGCTATACTTCACCGCAATCAGTGCTTTGATATTTGGTAGTGTATTTTGGGATGTTGGTTCAAAAAG AGCATCAACTCAGGAGCTGTTTGTGCTTATGGGAGCTCTTTATTCTGCTTGCTTGTTTCTTGGGGTAAACAATGCTTCTTCTGTACAGCCGATTGTTTCAATAGAAAGGACAGTATTTTACAGAGAGAAAGCAGCAGGAATGTATTCTCCATTGCCATATGCAGCAGCCCAG GGGCTTATAGAGATCCCATACATTGCTGTTCAGACATTGGTGTTTGGCTTGATAACATATTTTATGGTCAATTTTGAGAAGACTGCGG GGAAGTTTTTTCTCTATCTATTGTTCATGTTCCTAACCTTTACCTACTTCACCTTTTACGGAATGATGGCGGTTGGTTTTACAGCTTCACAACAGCTAGCTGCTGTTATTTCTTCAGCTTTTTACTCCCTGTGGAATCTTCTTTCCGGTTTTCTTATCCCAAAAGCG AATATTCCGGGTTGGTGGATTTGGTTCTATTATATCTGCCCTGTTCAATGGACATTACGTGGTATTATAACATCTCAGCTTGGTGATGTGGAAACACCAATTGTGGGACCAGGATTCGAAGGCACTGTGAAAGAGTATATATCTGCAACTCTTGGATATGAGCAAAAAATCAACGGAATATCGTCTGTGGGTCTTTCAGTGATAGTCCTTCTTGTATTTAATATCCTATTCTTTGGTAGTTTTGCTACATCTGTTAAAGTTTTTAatttccagaagagataa